TGGTAGCGGATGCCGCGGAAGGGGTGCAGTTCAGCCATCGTCGCCTCTTCAAGCAAAAGAGCATCTAACAAAACCAGGCATGTTACGACCGTGGCCGCCGTGGGCGGCTAGGCGGAACAGTTTTGTTAGACGCTCTAAAGACCATCCATGTTACACGGCGCCGGATACGCTCGCAAGCACGGGCGATCCCGCGTAGAATGGGAAGGTCCCCCGAGCGCCGAGCTCAAGTAGAGGCCGTGATGACCGTCGAAACCACCTTTGAATCCTTCAAGCTGCGCGAGGAATTGCTCGCCGGTCTGCGTCGCCGGGGCTTCAAGCACCCGACCCCGATCCAGGCGCTCGTGATCCCCGAGGTCGGCAAGGGGCGCGACCTCATCGTCCAGGCCCAGACCGGCTCGGGCAAGACCCTGGCCTTCGGCTTGCCGCTCCTGGACCGCGAGCCGGTGGACGAGAAGGCGCCGAGCGTGCTCGTCATGGCGCCGACCCGCGAGCTCGCCAAGCAGATCCGCACCGAGCTGATGAGCATCCTCGGCGGCCTCGAGCGCCGGGTCGTGGCCCTCTCGGGCGGCGAGAGCCTCGACAAGCAGGTGGACCAGCTCAAGCGCGGCGCCCACGTGGTCGTCGGCACCCCCGGGCGCATGGTGGACCTCCTGAAGCGCGGCGCCCTCAACCTCAAGCACGTCCGGACCGTCGTGCTCGACGAGGCCGACGAGATCCTCGCCAAGGGCTTCGAGCAGGAGCTGCTGGCCCTGGTCGAGCGGATGCCCCAGGCGCGGCACACCATGCTCTTCTCGGCGACCATGCCCTCGGCGGTCCAGCGCCTGGCGGACGCGGCCCTCAACAACCCGCACCGGATCAAGGTGGCGCATGCCCCCGAGACCCCGCCCGAGATCGACCACTTCATGCTGGAGACCAAGGACGAGTTCCGCCTGGCGGCCCTGGTCTCGTGGCTCAAGGCCGAGCGTCCCTTCATGACGATGGTCTTCTGCCGCACCCGCATCGAGACCGAGTGGCTCTCCGCGCAGCTCTCGCTTCTGGGTCTCGACAACGAGTACTTGAGCGGTGAGCTCTCGCAGGCCAAGCGCAGCCGCATCCTCGACGCCTTCCGCAGCGGCGATCTGCCCCTGCTCATCGCCACCGACCTCGCGGCGCGCGGCATCGACGTGGAGGGCGTGACCCACGTGGTCAACTACACGGTGCCCACCCACACCGAGACCTACGTCCACCGCACGGGCCGCACGGGCCGCGCGGGGCGGCGCGGCGTCGCCCTGACGCTGGTCGGCACCCAGGAGCGCAACG
The DNA window shown above is from Pantanalinema sp. and carries:
- a CDS encoding DEAD/DEAH box helicase, producing the protein MGRSPERRAQVEAVMTVETTFESFKLREELLAGLRRRGFKHPTPIQALVIPEVGKGRDLIVQAQTGSGKTLAFGLPLLDREPVDEKAPSVLVMAPTRELAKQIRTELMSILGGLERRVVALSGGESLDKQVDQLKRGAHVVVGTPGRMVDLLKRGALNLKHVRTVVLDEADEILAKGFEQELLALVERMPQARHTMLFSATMPSAVQRLADAALNNPHRIKVAHAPETPPEIDHFMLETKDEFRLAALVSWLKAERPFMTMVFCRTRIETEWLSAQLSLLGLDNEYLSGELSQAKRSRILDAFRSGDLPLLIATDLAARGIDVEGVTHVVNYTVPTHTETYVHRTGRTGRAGRRGVALTLVGTQERNALQAIQKLVPIEAWRGLKVDPLPRNRALTTEAPSRPSRAAHGTKPAPGRPVAKAAPGKAAVTKAAPAKGPKKPAGPAKPGKPAKAGSPKQGQTRGRR